In a single window of the Bacteroidota bacterium genome:
- a CDS encoding T9SS type A sorting domain-containing protein — MKKFTFILAILIASVCFFNSVSAQDRKFCGQTAEFEKLRIENPKGYQEYLLNAAELEIHTQNYASQKSNGRGVVYVIPVVFHIIHDYGVENISDEQVYDAVRVINEDFRKLNADTTDIVAAFKAIAGDSEIEFRLAQKDPQGNCTNGIIRVASLETYKGEVPSTSDVSRWPRGNYLNVWVVNSITSGAAGYTNYPSVFHTQPARDGIMILHSYIGSIGSGNYSRARALTHEIGHWINLAHTWGSTNNPEISTNCNSDDNVSDTPNTIGWTSCNLLGNTCSSLDNVQNYMDYSYCDRMFTLGQSTRMRAALVSNTAQRSNLWQPANLILTGTDGSNNLCKADFSVSKTEVCAGEAVNFKDLSYNSPTSWNWSFPGAAVTSSTDKNPVVTYNTPGVYNVDLTIGNGVSSLNETKSGFISVLPSTGVALPFVEGFESTTSLQGGDWFIGNADGGITWEVANVGPTSTKSIKINNFSNTNGAIDEISSNTIDLSLFVKVNISFKVAFARKSSTVTTDELKLFASSNCGTTWVQRWSQSSTLTTAPAQVSAFTPTDSTQWVQYTISSLPLSYMNSNFRFKFQFKNGGGNNIYIDDINISDYSVGINEQDELASDFIVYPNPFKEDAVIEVSLNKNETVKLTVIDILGKESVIQAERSFPAGDYSFKLNKSEMDLSKGIYFIKLTQGDKVMIKKIVLN, encoded by the coding sequence ATGAAAAAATTTACTTTTATTCTTGCAATACTAATTGCATCTGTATGCTTTTTTAATTCTGTTTCAGCTCAGGACCGAAAGTTTTGCGGTCAAACTGCAGAATTTGAAAAACTACGCATTGAAAATCCAAAGGGTTACCAGGAATACCTTTTAAATGCTGCGGAATTAGAAATTCATACGCAAAATTATGCCTCTCAAAAATCAAATGGCAGGGGAGTTGTTTATGTTATTCCTGTTGTTTTTCATATTATTCATGATTATGGTGTTGAAAATATTTCTGATGAACAGGTTTATGATGCAGTAAGAGTAATTAATGAAGATTTTAGAAAGCTGAATGCTGATACAACGGATATCGTAGCTGCTTTTAAGGCCATAGCCGGAGATTCTGAAATTGAATTCAGATTGGCTCAAAAAGATCCTCAAGGAAATTGCACCAATGGAATTATAAGGGTAGCATCTCTTGAAACATACAAGGGAGAAGTGCCATCTACTTCTGATGTTAGTCGTTGGCCAAGAGGGAATTATTTAAACGTATGGGTGGTTAATTCCATAACTAGTGGTGCTGCTGGTTATACAAATTATCCTAGCGTTTTCCATACTCAACCAGCAAGAGATGGTATTATGATTTTGCACAGCTATATTGGAAGCATAGGTTCAGGAAACTACTCAAGAGCAAGAGCTTTAACACATGAAATCGGTCACTGGATTAATCTTGCGCATACCTGGGGTAGTACTAACAATCCGGAAATTTCCACTAATTGCAACAGTGATGATAATGTTTCTGATACTCCTAATACCATTGGATGGACTAGTTGCAATCTTTTAGGAAATACCTGCAGTTCCTTAGATAATGTTCAGAATTACATGGATTATTCTTATTGCGACAGAATGTTTACTCTGGGGCAATCAACAAGAATGAGAGCTGCTTTAGTTTCAAATACTGCTCAAAGAAGCAATTTATGGCAACCGGCTAATTTAATTTTAACAGGAACAGATGGCAGTAATAATTTATGTAAAGCCGATTTTAGTGTTAGCAAAACTGAAGTTTGTGCAGGGGAGGCAGTTAATTTCAAAGATCTTTCCTATAACTCTCCAACAAGTTGGAACTGGAGCTTTCCTGGCGCAGCTGTTACCAGCTCTACTGATAAGAATCCAGTTGTAACATATAACACACCCGGTGTTTATAATGTAGACCTTACTATTGGCAATGGTGTATCAAGTCTTAATGAGACTAAAAGTGGATTTATTTCTGTATTGCCTTCAACTGGCGTTGCTTTACCTTTTGTTGAAGGTTTCGAATCAACTACTTCCCTTCAAGGTGGTGATTGGTTTATAGGTAATGCTGATGGTGGAATAACCTGGGAAGTTGCCAATGTTGGGCCAACAAGTACAAAATCAATAAAGATTAATAACTTTAGCAACACCAATGGAGCAATAGACGAAATAAGTTCTAACACAATTGATTTGTCCCTGTTTGTTAAGGTTAATATTTCATTTAAAGTTGCTTTTGCAAGAAAAAGTTCAACCGTTACTACAGATGAACTTAAACTTTTTGCTTCTTCTAACTGCGGAACAACATGGGTGCAAAGATGGAGTCAAAGTTCTACACTTACTACAGCTCCTGCTCAGGTTTCTGCATTTACACCAACTGATTCTACTCAATGGGTACAGTATACAATTTCTTCCTTGCCACTTTCATATATGAATAGTAATTTCAGATTTAAATTCCAATTTAAAAATGGTGGAGGTAATAATATTTATATTGATGATATTAATATAAGTGATTATTCAGTTGGAATTAATGAACAAGATGAACTTGCAAGTGATTTTATAGTTTATCCTAATCCTTTTAAAGAAGATGCTGTAATTGAAGTTTCCTTAAATAAAAACGAAACAGTTAAATTAACAGTTATCGATATACTTGGTAAAGAATCTGTAATTCAAGCGGAGCGTAGTTTCCCTGCAGGTGATTACTCTTTCAAATTAAATAAATCCGAAATGGATCTTTCAAAGGGTATTTACTTTATTAAATTAACCCAGGGAGATAAGGTAATGATTAAAAAAATAGTATTGAATTAA
- a CDS encoding cystathionine gamma-synthase — translation MKFATKAIHAGLEPDSATGAIMTPIYQTSTYVQKAGGIHKGYEYSRTLNPTRDALQKNLAAIENGKFGLCFGSGMAAIDAVVKLLKPGDEVISTNDLYGGSYRIFTKIFAPFGIKFHFTAMDDISKIESLINENTKLVWVETPTNPMLNIIDIKSIANLTKKHGLLLGVDNTFASPYLQTPLDLGADIVMHSVTKYLAGHSDVIMGALVVEDEQLAERLYFIQNSCGAVPGPQDCFLVLRGIKTLHLRMQRHCENGEAIAKFLKTHPKVDKVYWPGFESHPNHNIAKQQMRGFGGMVSFTLKGNKMEDAQEMLSKTYLFSLAESLGGVESLIGHPATMTHASIPKEEREKTGVVDSLIRLSIGVEDAEDLIQDLENALK, via the coding sequence ATGAAATTTGCAACTAAAGCAATTCACGCTGGTTTAGAGCCAGACAGTGCAACGGGAGCCATAATGACTCCAATTTATCAAACATCAACTTATGTGCAAAAGGCTGGGGGTATTCATAAAGGATATGAATATTCACGCACTTTAAATCCAACAAGAGATGCACTTCAAAAAAATCTTGCTGCAATTGAAAACGGAAAATTTGGACTGTGTTTTGGCAGTGGTATGGCAGCAATTGATGCAGTTGTGAAATTATTAAAACCAGGAGATGAGGTTATTTCTACCAATGATTTGTATGGAGGTTCATATAGAATATTTACAAAAATATTTGCTCCATTTGGAATTAAATTCCATTTTACTGCAATGGATGATATTTCCAAAATAGAATCTTTAATTAATGAGAATACTAAATTAGTTTGGGTTGAAACTCCAACTAATCCAATGCTTAATATTATTGATATAAAAAGCATTGCAAACCTTACAAAAAAACACGGATTGTTATTGGGAGTAGACAATACTTTCGCCTCCCCCTATTTACAAACTCCCCTTGATTTGGGTGCGGATATTGTAATGCATTCAGTTACAAAATACCTTGCAGGGCATTCTGATGTAATAATGGGCGCGTTGGTTGTTGAAGATGAGCAATTGGCTGAAAGGCTTTATTTTATTCAAAATAGTTGTGGAGCCGTTCCCGGACCTCAGGATTGTTTCCTTGTTTTAAGAGGAATCAAAACCCTGCACCTTCGCATGCAGCGCCATTGCGAAAATGGCGAAGCCATTGCTAAGTTCTTAAAAACACACCCTAAAGTGGACAAGGTTTACTGGCCAGGTTTTGAATCTCATCCAAATCATAATATTGCTAAACAGCAAATGAGGGGTTTTGGAGGCATGGTTTCATTTACTTTAAAAGGAAACAAAATGGAAGATGCACAGGAGATGTTATCAAAAACATATTTATTTTCACTTGCAGAATCTCTTGGTGGTGTAGAATCATTAATTGGTCACCCTGCTACAATGACACATGCATCAATCCCAAAAGAAGAAAGAGAAAAAACAGGAGTAGTGGATAGTTTAATTCGACTAAGTATAGGAGTGGAAGATGCGGAGGATTTGATTCAGGATTTGGAAAATGCATTAAAGTAA
- a CDS encoding T9SS type A sorting domain-containing protein, translated as MMKNIYFIAFGLFSVVFLSKALMAQELKFCGQTHAQERIKSKNPKLYDQVLETAKELEEFTAKYALQKSNERGTVYVIPVVFHIIHNNGIENISNEQVYDAVRVLNEDFRKLNADTSDIVQAFKAIAGDSEIEFRMAQKDPQGNCTNGITRTASMETYLGEMPSTSDVSRWPRENYLNVWVVNSISFGAAGYTNYPSTLHWYPEEDGIMILHSYVGSIGTGNYVRSRAMTHEVGHWINLMHTWGDSNDPEMASNCNDDDNVADTPNTMGWTYCNLTGNSCSSLDNVQNYMDYSYCHKMFTQGQATRMRAALTSTIAQRYNLWQPENLILTGTDSNLLCKADFSVSKTEICVGETVNFKDLSYNEPSSWNWSFPGATLTTSSDRNPVVTYNIPGIYDVNLIVSDGVSTISENRNGYIAVLQTSGLALPFVEGFESFTSLLENNWFVNNPDQDQSWEVTNTGATGLKSIRINNFNNPIGAVDEISSTTIDLSSFVKVNISFKVAYAKKNASVTTDELKLFVSSNCGTIWVQRWSQSASLATAPAQASAFTPTDSSQWMKYTISTLPLAYMNSNFRFKFQFKNGGGNNIYIDDINISDYSVGINEQDKYISDFRVIPNPFNEDAVIAFSLSEIETVKLTVIDMLGKESVIQPASVLPSGQYNLKLNKAELDLSRGIYFIKLMLGDTIIIRKIILN; from the coding sequence ATGATGAAAAATATATATTTTATAGCCTTTGGCTTGTTTTCAGTTGTTTTTTTAAGTAAAGCCCTAATGGCCCAAGAGCTTAAATTTTGTGGTCAAACCCATGCTCAAGAACGCATTAAAAGTAAAAACCCAAAACTATATGATCAAGTTTTAGAAACTGCGAAAGAATTGGAAGAATTTACAGCAAAATATGCATTGCAAAAATCAAATGAGAGGGGAACTGTTTATGTTATTCCTGTAGTTTTCCATATTATTCATAATAATGGTATCGAAAATATCTCCAATGAACAGGTTTATGATGCTGTAAGAGTCCTTAACGAAGATTTTAGAAAATTGAATGCAGACACAAGTGATATTGTTCAAGCATTTAAAGCCATAGCAGGGGATTCTGAAATTGAATTCAGAATGGCCCAGAAAGATCCTCAGGGGAACTGCACCAATGGTATTACCAGAACAGCATCCATGGAAACTTACCTTGGGGAAATGCCTTCAACATCTGATGTTAGCCGTTGGCCTAGGGAAAATTATTTGAATGTATGGGTTGTAAATAGTATTTCATTTGGTGCTGCCGGTTATACCAATTATCCAAGCACTCTTCATTGGTATCCAGAAGAAGATGGAATTATGATTTTACATAGTTATGTTGGGAGCATAGGAACAGGAAATTACGTAAGATCTAGAGCTATGACACATGAGGTTGGGCATTGGATTAATCTTATGCATACCTGGGGCGATTCCAATGATCCGGAAATGGCCAGCAATTGCAATGATGACGATAATGTTGCTGATACTCCAAATACTATGGGATGGACTTATTGTAATCTTACTGGAAACTCTTGCAGCTCACTGGATAATGTTCAAAATTACATGGATTATTCCTATTGTCACAAAATGTTCACCCAGGGGCAAGCAACAAGAATGAGGGCTGCTTTAACTTCCACAATAGCCCAGCGTTACAATTTATGGCAACCTGAAAATTTAATTTTAACAGGAACAGATAGCAATCTTTTATGTAAGGCTGATTTCAGTGTGAGCAAAACCGAAATTTGTGTAGGAGAAACAGTTAATTTTAAGGATTTATCCTACAATGAACCAAGCAGTTGGAATTGGTCTTTTCCTGGGGCAACATTAACAACATCTAGTGACAGGAATCCTGTTGTAACATACAATATCCCAGGAATCTATGATGTAAACCTGATTGTTAGTGATGGCGTGTCAACTATAAGTGAGAACAGGAATGGTTATATTGCAGTTTTACAAACCTCTGGCCTTGCCTTGCCTTTTGTTGAAGGCTTTGAATCTTTTACATCCCTTCTGGAAAATAATTGGTTTGTTAATAATCCTGATCAAGACCAAAGTTGGGAAGTAACAAATACAGGAGCTACAGGATTAAAATCAATTCGAATTAATAATTTTAATAACCCTATCGGGGCAGTAGATGAAATTAGTTCTACCACAATTGATTTGTCCTCTTTTGTTAAAGTTAACATTTCATTTAAAGTGGCATATGCTAAAAAAAATGCCAGTGTTACTACAGACGAACTTAAGTTATTCGTTTCTTCAAATTGCGGAACAATCTGGGTTCAAAGATGGAGCCAGAGTGCAAGCCTTGCAACAGCTCCAGCCCAAGCCTCTGCTTTTACTCCAACTGATTCAAGTCAATGGATGAAGTATACAATTTCTACTTTGCCTCTTGCATACATGAATAGTAATTTCAGATTTAAATTTCAATTTAAAAATGGTGGTGGAAATAATATTTATATTGATGATATAAATATTAGTGATTATTCAGTGGGAATTAATGAACAAGATAAATACATCTCCGATTTTAGAGTAATTCCCAATCCTTTTAATGAAGATGCAGTAATTGCTTTTTCATTAAGTGAAATAGAAACTGTTAAATTAACGGTTATTGATATGCTTGGTAAAGAATCTGTAATACAACCGGCAAGCGTTTTGCCTTCAGGACAATACAATTTAAAATTGAATAAAGCTGAATTGGACCTTTCTAGGGGAATTTATTTTATAAAATTAATGCTGGGAGATACTATAATAATCAGGAAGATAATACTTAATTAA
- a CDS encoding DMT family transporter, with protein MDKSYIKAHLSLLAANIIYGINYSVAKDVMPSYIGPSGFVFLRVSGALILFWIFSFFLKKEKIESKDIIRLMLCGFFGVALNQLLFFEGLSLTTPINAGIIMVTTPILVLIISSILIREKVTGTKVIGILTGITGAMILILFNSQLSVHHGDSLGDLFIFLNATSYAVYLAMVKPLMKKYQTFTVIKWIFLWGFIFVFPFGWNGFSLVEWAIIPITIWYKIAFVVLGTTFLAYLLNTYALKVVTPTVASIYIYLQPLFAAFIALMLGKDEITLLKIVSTILIFTGVYLVSKQTKNKEEFIPSKI; from the coding sequence ATGGATAAAAGTTACATAAAGGCTCATCTTTCTCTTTTAGCAGCGAATATTATTTATGGAATAAATTATTCTGTTGCCAAGGATGTTATGCCCTCTTATATTGGCCCATCTGGTTTTGTATTTTTAAGGGTAAGTGGAGCACTTATTTTATTCTGGATTTTTTCTTTTTTTTTAAAAAAAGAAAAAATAGAATCAAAAGATATTATTCGATTAATGCTTTGTGGATTTTTTGGAGTGGCTCTTAACCAACTCTTGTTTTTTGAAGGACTTAGTCTTACAACTCCTATAAACGCAGGAATTATCATGGTTACAACTCCTATTTTGGTACTCATTATTTCCAGTATTTTAATTAGAGAAAAAGTGACTGGAACCAAAGTCATAGGGATTTTAACAGGGATAACTGGAGCAATGATTCTCATTCTTTTTAATAGTCAATTAAGTGTACACCATGGTGATTCATTAGGTGATCTGTTTATTTTTTTAAATGCAACTTCCTATGCTGTTTATTTGGCTATGGTAAAGCCTCTTATGAAAAAATATCAAACCTTTACTGTTATTAAATGGATATTTTTGTGGGGTTTCATTTTTGTGTTTCCATTTGGATGGAATGGTTTTTCATTGGTAGAATGGGCAATAATACCAATTACTATCTGGTATAAAATAGCCTTTGTTGTTTTAGGTACAACTTTTCTGGCCTATTTGCTTAATACATATGCGTTAAAGGTGGTAACTCCAACCGTGGCTAGTATCTATATTTACCTTCAGCCTTTATTTGCTGCCTTCATTGCACTTATGCTGGGAAAAGATGAAATAACGCTTTTGAAAATTGTTTCCACAATCTTAATTTTCACTGGGGTTTATTTGGTGAGCAAGCAAACCAAAAACAAGGAGGAATTTATTCCCTCTAAAATTTAA
- a CDS encoding flippase-like domain-containing protein: MSVRANEILKIFKPRRVIWPILIGLAVATFMVWRGIDLEALVAVSWSWGSSFWLGMAFLMMIIRDLGYMIRINILGDGKIGIRESFDVIMLWEFASAITPSVVGGSAVAVYVVNKEGLNLGKSSAVVLITALMDELFFVLMVPLLYLFIGAENLFPTALITQGYFESLQWIKLLFWISYVIILLYVMIITYALVFKPRGFKWLLLKFFKIPMLRKWRINAQKTGNEIMSASREIRMKPFLYWLKAFAATCFSWTARYWVVNFLILAFIPAIAGLSISDHFVIYGRQLVMWIIMLISPTPGGSGVAEIAFSGFLDEFTFGLAAVIAVIWRLVSYYPYLFIGAIILPKWIKRVYTKHEKLDA; encoded by the coding sequence ATGTCAGTAAGAGCAAATGAAATATTAAAAATTTTTAAGCCAAGGCGAGTAATTTGGCCCATTTTAATAGGACTTGCAGTAGCCACTTTTATGGTTTGGAGAGGGATCGATCTCGAAGCATTAGTAGCTGTGTCATGGTCCTGGGGGTCCTCTTTTTGGCTTGGAATGGCCTTTCTGATGATGATAATCAGGGATTTGGGCTATATGATAAGAATTAATATTCTTGGTGATGGAAAAATAGGTATAAGGGAAAGCTTTGATGTAATTATGCTTTGGGAATTTGCCTCTGCAATTACTCCTTCAGTTGTTGGTGGATCAGCAGTTGCTGTATATGTAGTAAATAAGGAAGGGCTAAACCTAGGGAAAAGTTCAGCAGTGGTTCTTATTACAGCATTAATGGATGAATTGTTTTTTGTATTGATGGTTCCTTTGCTCTACCTGTTTATTGGCGCAGAAAATTTATTTCCAACTGCATTAATTACACAAGGTTATTTTGAAAGTTTGCAATGGATTAAATTACTTTTCTGGATAAGCTACGTCATCATTTTGTTATATGTAATGATTATTACCTACGCCCTTGTGTTTAAACCCAGGGGCTTTAAATGGTTATTGCTCAAGTTTTTTAAAATCCCTATGCTTAGAAAATGGAGGATTAACGCCCAAAAAACAGGAAATGAAATTATGAGTGCATCAAGGGAAATACGAATGAAGCCTTTTCTTTATTGGCTAAAGGCTTTTGCTGCAACTTGTTTTTCATGGACAGCCAGATATTGGGTTGTAAATTTTTTAATTCTTGCCTTTATCCCCGCAATTGCTGGATTATCCATTTCAGATCATTTCGTTATTTATGGCCGCCAACTGGTAATGTGGATAATTATGTTAATTAGTCCTACACCAGGTGGCAGCGGGGTTGCCGAAATTGCTTTCTCAGGATTTTTAGATGAATTTACATTCGGGCTTGCAGCAGTTATAGCTGTAATATGGCGACTTGTAAGTTATTATCCTTATTTGTTTATTGGAGCCATAATACTTCCAAAATGGATAAAAAGAGTTTATACTAAACATGAAAAGCTTGATGCATAA
- a CDS encoding T9SS type A sorting domain-containing protein, with translation MKKNYFIVFALLLVVFSFKITMAQNLKYCGQAEAEERIRIENPKLYREGLKAQQELELQTKAYNSQKSGERGTVYFIPVVFHIIHDFGPENISDQQVYDAIQVINTDFRKLNADTSEIVAAFKSLAGDSEIEFRLAQKDPNGNCTNGIVRVASLETYNGVNYFDDMSTSNVSRWPRSKYLNIWVVNSIKSGAAGYTYRPSAVNSNPNLDGIMVLHNYVGSIGTASVQRSRTLTHEIGHWINLAHTWGQTNNPGISTNCNDDDAVSDTPNTIGWTSCNLSGNTCSSLDNVQNYMDYSYCSKMFTQGQSARMRAATISNISQRSSLWQPGNLAATGTDNANYLCKADFVASRTEVCVGELIDFNDISFNNPSTWNWTFPGGTVSSTTIKNPVVSYSTPGQYNVGLLVSDGVSNLNETKNNFITVLPTTGIPLPYVEGFESSPTFPNGNWFVFNTDNAQTWEVANVGATGSKSIRINNFNNPVGAIDEISSTAIDLSPFVKVNISFKVAFAKKDASATTDELKFFASSNCGLTWVQRWSQSSNLTTVPAQASPFIPTDSIQWVQYTISTLPIAYMNSNFRFKFQFKNGGGNNIYIDDININDYSVGINEQDEFANHFRVYPNPFNEDAVIAFSLNKTESVELSVIDILGKETFIYQERNLPSGEHTLKLNKSELGMSKGIYFVKLTQADKVMIKKIILN, from the coding sequence ATGAAAAAAAATTACTTTATTGTTTTTGCACTGCTTTTGGTTGTTTTCTCATTTAAAATAACAATGGCTCAGAATCTTAAATACTGTGGCCAGGCTGAGGCAGAAGAGCGCATACGTATTGAAAATCCAAAACTTTACCGGGAGGGTTTAAAGGCTCAACAGGAATTAGAATTACAGACCAAAGCATATAATTCTCAAAAATCTGGTGAAAGAGGTACAGTATACTTTATTCCTGTTGTATTCCATATCATCCATGATTTTGGCCCTGAAAACATTTCTGATCAACAAGTTTATGACGCGATTCAGGTTATTAACACCGATTTTAGAAAATTAAATGCTGACACGAGTGAAATTGTAGCTGCATTTAAATCATTAGCAGGAGATTCTGAAATAGAATTCAGGTTAGCGCAAAAAGATCCAAATGGAAATTGCACCAATGGAATTGTAAGAGTAGCATCCCTTGAAACATATAACGGAGTTAATTACTTTGATGACATGTCTACATCAAATGTAAGCCGCTGGCCACGATCAAAATATTTAAATATATGGGTTGTAAACTCCATAAAAAGTGGAGCTGCAGGATATACTTATAGGCCTTCTGCTGTTAATTCCAATCCAAATCTTGACGGAATCATGGTATTGCACAATTATGTTGGGAGCATTGGAACGGCCTCTGTTCAACGTTCCAGGACCCTTACCCATGAAATTGGTCACTGGATTAATCTTGCCCATACCTGGGGTCAAACAAATAATCCGGGAATTTCAACTAACTGTAATGATGACGATGCTGTTTCAGATACCCCGAATACCATTGGCTGGACCTCTTGCAACCTTAGTGGAAATACTTGCAGCAGTCTTGACAATGTTCAAAATTACATGGATTATTCCTATTGCTCCAAAATGTTTACTCAAGGACAGTCAGCAAGAATGAGAGCCGCAACTATTTCAAATATTTCACAAAGAAGTAGTTTATGGCAACCAGGGAATTTGGCAGCTACAGGTACAGATAATGCAAACTATTTATGCAAAGCTGATTTTGTTGCCAGCCGAACAGAAGTTTGTGTTGGAGAATTAATTGATTTTAATGATATTTCATTTAATAACCCCTCTACCTGGAACTGGACCTTCCCTGGTGGTACTGTTTCCTCAACTACCATAAAAAATCCTGTTGTAAGTTACAGTACTCCTGGCCAATATAATGTAGGGTTATTAGTAAGTGATGGAGTTTCAAATTTAAATGAAACCAAAAATAATTTTATTACTGTGCTGCCTACCACAGGCATTCCATTGCCTTATGTTGAAGGCTTTGAATCTTCTCCAACTTTCCCTAATGGTAATTGGTTTGTTTTTAATACAGATAATGCACAAACTTGGGAAGTTGCTAATGTAGGGGCTACTGGTTCCAAATCCATTAGGATTAATAATTTTAATAATCCGGTTGGAGCAATCGATGAAATAAGTTCTACAGCAATTGATTTATCTCCGTTTGTTAAAGTTAACATTTCTTTCAAAGTGGCTTTTGCTAAAAAAGACGCCTCCGCCACTACTGATGAACTCAAGTTTTTTGCTTCTTCTAATTGTGGATTAACATGGGTTCAACGATGGAGCCAAAGTTCTAATCTTACAACAGTTCCTGCACAGGCTTCCCCATTTATACCAACGGATTCCATACAATGGGTTCAGTATACAATTTCTACTCTTCCTATTGCATATATGAATAGCAATTTTAGATTTAAATTTCAATTTAAAAATGGCGGAGGAAACAATATTTATATTGATGACATTAATATAAATGATTATTCAGTTGGCATTAATGAACAAGATGAATTTGCAAATCACTTTAGAGTATATCCCAATCCCTTTAATGAAGATGCTGTAATTGCTTTTTCTTTAAATAAAACAGAATCAGTGGAATTATCAGTTATTGATATACTTGGTAAAGAAACCTTTATTTATCAGGAAAGAAATTTGCCTTCTGGTGAACATACACTCAAATTGAATAAATCCGAATTGGGCATGTCTAAAGGAATTTATTTTGTGAAATTAACCCAGGCAGACAAAGTAATGATTAAAAAAATAATATTAAATTAA
- a CDS encoding TrkA family potassium uptake protein, producing the protein MLSSNKFAVIGIGKFGSAIARTLAARGAEVMAIDSSEERVESIKDEVSFAVALDATDKKALRAQNIQEVDAVVVSIGEDFEAMILCCVLLMELNIKRIIARASGKHQSMILQKIGITEILSPEDEFGAAVAEKLINPNIISYLQLPDDYEIVEIKTPTGIANRTLEDIGLRNKYRLNLITLKREFEVNKDGKVVKEQHIIGVPNSTTLLYESDTIVVFGRSPDIERFVEINR; encoded by the coding sequence ATGTTAAGTAGCAATAAATTTGCGGTAATTGGTATTGGTAAATTTGGATCAGCCATTGCACGCACGCTTGCGGCAAGAGGTGCTGAGGTAATGGCCATTGATAGCAGCGAGGAAAGGGTGGAGAGCATTAAGGATGAAGTTTCTTTTGCAGTTGCACTTGATGCTACCGATAAAAAAGCTTTACGCGCCCAAAATATTCAGGAGGTTGATGCAGTTGTTGTTTCTATTGGAGAAGATTTTGAAGCCATGATTTTATGCTGCGTTTTGTTAATGGAATTGAATATTAAACGAATAATTGCCAGGGCCAGTGGGAAACACCAAAGTATGATCCTTCAGAAAATTGGCATTACAGAAATCCTTTCTCCTGAAGATGAATTTGGTGCTGCGGTTGCTGAAAAGCTCATCAATCCTAATATCATTTCTTATTTGCAATTGCCTGATGACTATGAAATTGTAGAAATAAAAACCCCCACAGGGATTGCCAATAGAACTTTGGAAGATATTGGATTAAGAAACAAATACAGGCTGAATTTGATTACTTTGAAAAGAGAATTTGAGGTGAATAAAGATGGTAAAGTTGTTAAAGAACAACACATTATCGGTGTTCCTAACTCCACTACGCTATTGTATGAATCCGACACTATTGTTGTTTTTGGAAGATCCCCTGATATTGAGAGATTTGTTGAAATAAACAGGTAA